One region of Candidatus Angelobacter sp. genomic DNA includes:
- a CDS encoding dipeptidase has protein sequence MQAVLNYLRDNESLFVRELCEYLRLPSVSAQTAHRKDMDAAACWLVEHCRSIGLKARLCPTSGNPVVVAETPRAESSRKLHYLVYGHYDVQPAEPFELWKSPPFEPRITGRSLFARGACDNKGQHFAHLKAVEAYLKTNTELPCDLTFVVEGEEEVGSKNLAPFLKKNRADLRCDAIVISDTGIPDLKHPALTYALRGIIALEVKLIGPSRDLHSGIYGGTVDNPAMALCQLLAKLRDDNGRISIPGIYDDVAPLSAYERKQLARIPFNMTAYRKSLDVPKLFGERGFTPQEQRSARPTLEINGLTSGYQGEGSKTIIPAWASAKLTLRLVANQKPERVRKLVTQHLKRLCPPTVRLEIEGGHGGEPYLVSPTSPLAQAGLRALKAAFGHKPVLLREGGSIPIVNDFKKILGADALMLGLALPDDNPHSPNEKFSLDAFANGMRMSALLWQELRGRK, from the coding sequence ATGCAAGCCGTGCTGAACTACCTTCGCGACAACGAATCCCTCTTCGTCCGCGAACTGTGCGAATATCTCAGACTTCCGAGCGTGTCGGCGCAGACCGCTCACCGCAAAGACATGGACGCCGCGGCCTGCTGGCTCGTTGAACATTGCCGGTCCATCGGCTTGAAAGCGCGGCTTTGTCCGACGAGCGGCAACCCGGTTGTGGTCGCGGAAACACCGCGCGCGGAATCATCCCGCAAACTGCACTACCTTGTTTATGGCCATTACGATGTTCAGCCCGCCGAGCCGTTCGAGTTGTGGAAGTCGCCGCCGTTCGAACCGCGCATCACAGGCCGCTCCCTCTTCGCCCGCGGCGCGTGCGACAACAAAGGCCAGCACTTCGCCCACCTCAAGGCGGTCGAGGCGTATCTGAAGACAAACACCGAGTTGCCATGTGACCTGACGTTCGTTGTCGAGGGCGAGGAGGAAGTCGGCAGCAAGAACCTCGCGCCGTTCCTCAAAAAGAATCGTGCCGACCTGCGGTGCGATGCCATCGTCATTTCGGACACCGGCATCCCGGACTTGAAACATCCGGCGCTGACCTACGCGCTCCGCGGCATCATTGCGCTCGAAGTCAAACTGATCGGTCCGTCACGCGATCTGCACTCGGGTATTTACGGCGGCACCGTGGACAATCCCGCCATGGCTCTCTGCCAGTTGCTCGCGAAACTCCGCGACGATAACGGTCGCATCTCCATTCCAGGCATTTATGACGATGTCGCGCCGCTATCGGCCTACGAGCGAAAACAACTGGCTCGCATTCCGTTCAACATGACGGCCTATCGGAAATCCCTGGATGTGCCGAAACTTTTTGGCGAGCGCGGGTTCACGCCGCAGGAGCAGCGATCCGCGCGTCCGACGCTGGAAATCAACGGGCTGACCAGCGGTTATCAGGGCGAAGGCAGCAAGACGATCATTCCCGCGTGGGCGAGCGCCAAACTCACGCTGCGCCTGGTCGCCAATCAAAAGCCGGAACGCGTCCGCAAGCTGGTCACGCAACACCTGAAACGACTTTGCCCGCCCACGGTGAGATTGGAAATTGAAGGCGGCCACGGCGGCGAACCGTATCTCGTTTCGCCCACCAGCCCGCTGGCCCAAGCGGGCTTGCGTGCTCTCAAAGCCGCCTTCGGTCACAAACCGGTCCTGTTGCGCGAAGGCGGCTCGATTCCCATCGTTAACGACTTCAAGAAAATCCTGGGCGCGGACGCGTTGATGCTCGGCCTTGCGCTGCCCGACGACAATCCCCACTCTCCCAACGAAAAATTCAGCCTTGATGCCTTTGCGAACGGAATGAGGATGAGCGCGCTGCTTTGGCAGGAATTACGCGGCAGAAAGTAG